Proteins encoded in a region of the Pseudopipra pipra isolate bDixPip1 chromosome 18, bDixPip1.hap1, whole genome shotgun sequence genome:
- the EIF4ENIF1 gene encoding eukaryotic translation initiation factor 4E transporter isoform X2, with amino-acid sequence MDKRGGVTETENGDAFLELNRIPTKYPHRYTKEELLDIKERPYSKKRPSCLSEKYDSDGVWDPEKWHASLYPTSGRTSPVESFKKDLDSDRTSLMRRIVDPRERVKEDDLDVVLSPQRRSFGGGCHVTASVSSRRAGSPLEKDSDGVRVIGGRRIGSGRIISARNFDKDHRGGDSRDGRDRDRDRDRDYKDKRFRREFGDSKRVFGERRRNDSYTEEEPEWFSAGPTSQSETIELTGFDDKILEEDHKGRKRTRRRTASLKEGIECNGGVVEEDEVQTVLANETPADQEVPRETALQEPAPGEFDFNEFFNLDKSVPGLASLIEDVLGEGTVSASRFSRWFSNPSHSGSRSSSLRSTPHEELERLAGLEQAILSPGQNSGNYFAPIPLEDHSENKVDILEMLQKAKVDLKPLLSSLSANKEKLRESTHSGVVLSVEEVEAGLKGLKVDQEGKIATPFMAEQMEEALNATGSRQMKKDGDMTAFNKLVSSMKASGTLPSQPKVNSLESHLMSPPEMSGQPLSKNILQELLGPPLARPASSNVLSGLMGGLEPAASLLTQRAPSPPIPPVFPTRAASADYLRHRISSPLGFGQGSQQLLGDPFPGVRKPMSPVAAQMSPLEIQQAALEGLTLPHDLALQAANFYQHGFGKPQMDKSRDGYRNRQQRVTKSPAPGHRGNASSPAPAASITSMLSPSFTPTSVIRKMYESKEKSKEEPVSGKMKISDVKDENQRPNEATDNLLSSSVENADQGTLPTLGTKLPALQRSACSTPLTQANRCTKEQDYRPKSAGRKTPTMASPVPGGPFLRPVHQVPLVPHVPLVRPAHQLHPGLVQRMLAQGVHPQHLPLLQAGMLPPGVDLSHLQGISAPMLGQPFYPLPTASHHLLNPRSGTPLQLAMMQQQLQRSGSGAQGSPAGVQTTPQNVLPRTGLSHGHTQLDHRPSQRSGSPIGLAKWFGSDVLQQPLPSMPSKVISVDELEYRQ; translated from the exons gaGGAACTGCTTGATATTAAAGAGCGTCCCTACTCTAAGAAGAGACCTTCTtgtctttctgaaaaatatgaCAG TGATGGGGTCTGGGATCCAGAGAAGTGGCATGCATCTTTATATCCGACTTCAGGAAGAACTTCACCAGtggaaagctttaaaaaagaTTTGGATTCAGATCGGACTTCTCTGATGCGTAGGATAGTAG ACCCGAGGGAGCGAGTGAAAGAAGATGACTTGGATGTGGTCTTGAGTCCCCAGAGGCGAAGCTTTGGGGGTGGCTGTCACGTGACTGCCTCCGTGAGCTCCCGGCGGGCGGGGAGCCCCCTGGAAAAGGACAGCGACGGCGTCCGCGTGATCGGGGGCCGCAGGATCGGCAGCGGGAGGATCATCTCTGCCCGGAACTTTGACAAAGACCATCGGGGGGGGGATTCCAGGGATGGAAGAGACCGAGACCGAGACCGTGACAGGGACTACAAGGACAAACGCTTCAGG AGGGAGTTTGGTGACAGCAAACGTGTCTTTGGGGAGCGAAGGAGGAATGACTCTTACACTGAAGAGGAGCCTGAGTGGTTCTCTGCTGGTCCTACAAGTCAGTCTGAAACCATTGAGCTCACAGGCTTTGATGATAAAATTTTGGAGGAAGATCACAAAGGGAGAAAACGTACACGGCGACGCACAGCCTCCCTGAAAGAAG ggaTAGAATGCAATGGTGGAGTGGTAGAAGAGGATGAAGTGCAGACTGTTCTTGCCAATGAAACTCCAGCAGATCAAGAAGTTCCTAGAGAAACTGCTTTACAAGaaccagctccaggagagtttGACTTCAATGAGTTCTTTAACTTGGATAAAAGTGTTCCTGGCCTGGCTTCG CTGATAGAGGATGTGCTGGGGGAAGGTACAGTGTCTGCCAGCAGGTTCAGCAGGTGGTTTTCTAATCCCAGTCATTCTGGAAGTCGGTCAAGCAGCTTGAGATCCACCCCCCatgaggagctggagaggctGGCAG GTCTAGAGCAAGCCATTCTCTCCCCTGGCCAGAACTCTGGAAACTACTTTGCTCCCATTCCATTGGAAGACCACTCTGAAAACAAAGTGGACATCCTAGAAATGCTACAGAAAGCCAAAGTGGACTTAAAACCTCTTCTCTCAAGTCTTTCAGCCAACAAGGAAAAGCTTAGAGAGAGCA CACATTCAGGAGTCGTGCTTTCAGTGGAAGAAGTTGAAGCTGGGCTAAAAGGCCTGAAAGTGGATCAGGAGGGGAAAATTGCCACTCCCTTTATGGCTGAGCAGATGGAGGAAGCATTGAATGCCACTGGCTCCAGACAGATGAAGAAGGACGGAGACATGACGGCGTTTAACAAACTAGTGAGCAGCATGAAGGCCAGCGGGaccctgccctcccagcccaaagtCAAT AGCCTTGAAAGCCATTTAATGTCACCTCCAGAGATGTCAGGCCAGCCTCTATCAAAGAATATTCTGCAG GAACTTCTTGGCCCACCCCTTGCCAGACCTGCTTCATCGAATGTCCTGAGTGGCCTGATGGGTGGTTTGGAAcctgcagcctctctgctgACACAAAgagccccctctccccccattCCACCCGTGTTCCCGACGCGAGCCGCCTCCGCGGATTACCTGCGCCACAGGATATCCTCCCCCCTCG GTTTTGGACAAGGTTCTCAGCAATTGCTTGGTGATCCATTCCCAGGTGTAAGGAAGCCCATGAGCCCAGTTGCAGCACAG ATGAGTCCCTTGGAGATACAGCAAGCTGCATTAGAGGGACTTACACTCCCACATGACTTGGCTCTACAGGCAGCAAACTTCTATCAGCATGGCTTTGGTAAACCACAAATGGACAAAAGCAGAGATGGCTACAGGAACAG GCAGCAGCGAGTGACGAAATCCCCCGCCCCAGGACACCGAGGGAATGCATcttctccagcccctgcagcctcCATTACCAGCATG CTGTCTCCTTCCTTCACACCTACCTCGGTGATTCGCAAGATGTACGAGAGCAAGGAGAAGAGCAAAGAGGAGccagtttctgggaaaatgaaaatcagtgaTGTGAAAGATGAAAATCAGAGACCAAATGAAG CTACAGATAACCTACTGTCTAGTTCTGTGGAGAATGCAGATCAAGGAACTTTGCCCACCTTAGGTACCAAACTACCTGCACTGCAACGCTCTGCATGTTCCACACCTCTTACCCAAGCAAATCGTTGCACCAAAGAGCAAGACTACAGGCCCAAATCAGCTGGTAGGAAGACTCCTACAATGGCCTCCCCAGTACCAGGAGGCCCTTTCCTTCGTCCTGTTCATCAAGTACCCCTTGTTCCCCATGTACCACTTGTACGACCTGCTCACCAACTGCACCCAGGATTGGTCCAGAGAATGCTGGCACAGGGGGTCCATCCGCAGCACCTTCCTCTGCTGCAAGCAG GTATGCTTCCTCCTGGAGTGGACCTGTCTCACTTGCAGGGAATATCTGCTCCCATGCTTGGCCAGCCTTTTTACCCACTACCAACAGCAAGCCATCACCTCCTGAACCCGCGCTCGGGGACTCCTCTGCAGCTGGCGatgatgcagcagcagctacagCGATCAG gctctggagcacagggaTCACCTGCTGGTGTGCAAACAACCCCTCAGAACGTGCTGCCTCGGACTGGATTATCTCACGGGCACACACAGCTCGACCATCGCCCCAGCCAGAGGAGTGGCTCTCCCATTGGCCTTGCAAAATGGTTTGGTTCAGATGTCTTGCAGCAGCCTCTCCCTTCCATGCCATCCAAAGTCATCAGTGTAGATGAACTGGAATACCGGCAGTGA
- the EIF4ENIF1 gene encoding eukaryotic translation initiation factor 4E transporter isoform X6 — protein sequence MDKRGGVTETENGDAFLELNRIPTKYPHRYTKEELLDIKERPYSKKRPSCLSEKYDSDGVWDPEKWHASLYPTSGRTSPVESFKKDLDSDRTSLMRRIVDPRERVKEDDLDVVLSPQRRSFGGGCHVTASVSSRRAGSPLEKDSDGVRVIGGRRIGSGRIISARNFDKDHRGGDSRDGRDRDRDRDRDYKDKRFRREFGDSKRVFGERRRNDSYTEEEPEWFSAGPTSQSETIELTGFDDKILEEDHKGRKRTRRRTASLKEGIECNGGVVEEDEVQTVLANETPADQEVPRETALQEPAPGEFDFNEFFNLDKSVPGLASLIEDVLGEGTVSASRFSRWFSNPSHSGSRSSSLRSTPHEELERLAGLEQAILSPGQNSGNYFAPIPLEDHSENKVDILEMLQKAKVDLKPLLSSLSANKEKLRESTHSGVVLSVEEVEAGLKGLKVDQEGKIATPFMAEQMEEALNATGSRQMKKDGDMTAFNKLVSSMKASGTLPSQPKVNQSLESHLMSPPEMSGQPLSKNILQELLGPPLARPASSNVLSGLMGGLEPAASLLTQRAPSPPIPPVFPTRAASADYLRHRISSPLGFGQGSQQLLGDPFPGVRKPMSPVAAQMSPLEIQQAALEGLTLPHDLALQAANFYQHGFGKPQMDKSRDGYRNRQQRVTKSPAPGHRGNASSPAPAASITSMLSPSFTPTSVIRKMYESKEKSKEEPVSGKMKISDVKDENQRPNEGLVQRMLAQGVHPQHLPLLQAGMLPPGVDLSHLQGISAPMLGQPFYPLPTASHHLLNPRSGTPLQLAMMQQQLQRSGSGAQGSPAGVQTTPQNVLPRTGLSHGHTQLDHRPSQRSGSPIGLAKWFGSDVLQQPLPSMPSKVISVDELEYRQ from the exons gaGGAACTGCTTGATATTAAAGAGCGTCCCTACTCTAAGAAGAGACCTTCTtgtctttctgaaaaatatgaCAG TGATGGGGTCTGGGATCCAGAGAAGTGGCATGCATCTTTATATCCGACTTCAGGAAGAACTTCACCAGtggaaagctttaaaaaagaTTTGGATTCAGATCGGACTTCTCTGATGCGTAGGATAGTAG ACCCGAGGGAGCGAGTGAAAGAAGATGACTTGGATGTGGTCTTGAGTCCCCAGAGGCGAAGCTTTGGGGGTGGCTGTCACGTGACTGCCTCCGTGAGCTCCCGGCGGGCGGGGAGCCCCCTGGAAAAGGACAGCGACGGCGTCCGCGTGATCGGGGGCCGCAGGATCGGCAGCGGGAGGATCATCTCTGCCCGGAACTTTGACAAAGACCATCGGGGGGGGGATTCCAGGGATGGAAGAGACCGAGACCGAGACCGTGACAGGGACTACAAGGACAAACGCTTCAGG AGGGAGTTTGGTGACAGCAAACGTGTCTTTGGGGAGCGAAGGAGGAATGACTCTTACACTGAAGAGGAGCCTGAGTGGTTCTCTGCTGGTCCTACAAGTCAGTCTGAAACCATTGAGCTCACAGGCTTTGATGATAAAATTTTGGAGGAAGATCACAAAGGGAGAAAACGTACACGGCGACGCACAGCCTCCCTGAAAGAAG ggaTAGAATGCAATGGTGGAGTGGTAGAAGAGGATGAAGTGCAGACTGTTCTTGCCAATGAAACTCCAGCAGATCAAGAAGTTCCTAGAGAAACTGCTTTACAAGaaccagctccaggagagtttGACTTCAATGAGTTCTTTAACTTGGATAAAAGTGTTCCTGGCCTGGCTTCG CTGATAGAGGATGTGCTGGGGGAAGGTACAGTGTCTGCCAGCAGGTTCAGCAGGTGGTTTTCTAATCCCAGTCATTCTGGAAGTCGGTCAAGCAGCTTGAGATCCACCCCCCatgaggagctggagaggctGGCAG GTCTAGAGCAAGCCATTCTCTCCCCTGGCCAGAACTCTGGAAACTACTTTGCTCCCATTCCATTGGAAGACCACTCTGAAAACAAAGTGGACATCCTAGAAATGCTACAGAAAGCCAAAGTGGACTTAAAACCTCTTCTCTCAAGTCTTTCAGCCAACAAGGAAAAGCTTAGAGAGAGCA CACATTCAGGAGTCGTGCTTTCAGTGGAAGAAGTTGAAGCTGGGCTAAAAGGCCTGAAAGTGGATCAGGAGGGGAAAATTGCCACTCCCTTTATGGCTGAGCAGATGGAGGAAGCATTGAATGCCACTGGCTCCAGACAGATGAAGAAGGACGGAGACATGACGGCGTTTAACAAACTAGTGAGCAGCATGAAGGCCAGCGGGaccctgccctcccagcccaaagtCAAT caGAGCCTTGAAAGCCATTTAATGTCACCTCCAGAGATGTCAGGCCAGCCTCTATCAAAGAATATTCTGCAG GAACTTCTTGGCCCACCCCTTGCCAGACCTGCTTCATCGAATGTCCTGAGTGGCCTGATGGGTGGTTTGGAAcctgcagcctctctgctgACACAAAgagccccctctccccccattCCACCCGTGTTCCCGACGCGAGCCGCCTCCGCGGATTACCTGCGCCACAGGATATCCTCCCCCCTCG GTTTTGGACAAGGTTCTCAGCAATTGCTTGGTGATCCATTCCCAGGTGTAAGGAAGCCCATGAGCCCAGTTGCAGCACAG ATGAGTCCCTTGGAGATACAGCAAGCTGCATTAGAGGGACTTACACTCCCACATGACTTGGCTCTACAGGCAGCAAACTTCTATCAGCATGGCTTTGGTAAACCACAAATGGACAAAAGCAGAGATGGCTACAGGAACAG GCAGCAGCGAGTGACGAAATCCCCCGCCCCAGGACACCGAGGGAATGCATcttctccagcccctgcagcctcCATTACCAGCATG CTGTCTCCTTCCTTCACACCTACCTCGGTGATTCGCAAGATGTACGAGAGCAAGGAGAAGAGCAAAGAGGAGccagtttctgggaaaatgaaaatcagtgaTGTGAAAGATGAAAATCAGAGACCAAATGAAG GATTGGTCCAGAGAATGCTGGCACAGGGGGTCCATCCGCAGCACCTTCCTCTGCTGCAAGCAG GTATGCTTCCTCCTGGAGTGGACCTGTCTCACTTGCAGGGAATATCTGCTCCCATGCTTGGCCAGCCTTTTTACCCACTACCAACAGCAAGCCATCACCTCCTGAACCCGCGCTCGGGGACTCCTCTGCAGCTGGCGatgatgcagcagcagctacagCGATCAG gctctggagcacagggaTCACCTGCTGGTGTGCAAACAACCCCTCAGAACGTGCTGCCTCGGACTGGATTATCTCACGGGCACACACAGCTCGACCATCGCCCCAGCCAGAGGAGTGGCTCTCCCATTGGCCTTGCAAAATGGTTTGGTTCAGATGTCTTGCAGCAGCCTCTCCCTTCCATGCCATCCAAAGTCATCAGTGTAGATGAACTGGAATACCGGCAGTGA
- the EIF4ENIF1 gene encoding eukaryotic translation initiation factor 4E transporter isoform X3, protein MDKRGGVTETENGDAFLELNRIPTKYPHRYTKEELLDIKERPYSKKRPSCLSEKYDSDGVWDPEKWHASLYPTSGRTSPVESFKKDLDSDRTSLMRRIVDPRERVKEDDLDVVLSPQRRSFGGGCHVTASVSSRRAGSPLEKDSDGVRVIGGRRIGSGRIISARNFDKDHRGGDSRDGRDRDRDRDRDYKDKRFRREFGDSKRVFGERRRNDSYTEEEPEWFSAGPTSQSETIELTGFDDKILEEDHKGRKRTRRRTASLKEGIECNGGVVEEDEVQTVLANETPADQEVPRETALQEPAPGEFDFNEFFNLDKSVPGLASLIEDVLGEGTVSASRFSRWFSNPSHSGSRSSSLRSTPHEELERLAGLEQAILSPGQNSGNYFAPIPLEDHSENKVDILEMLQKAKVDLKPLLSSLSANKEKLRESTHSGVVLSVEEVEAGLKGLKVDQEGKIATPFMAEQMEEALNATGSRQMKKDGDMTAFNKLVSSMKASGTLPSQPKVNQSLESHLMSPPEMSGQPLSKNILQELLGPPLARPASSNVLSGLMGGLEPAASLLTQRAPSPPIPPVFPTRAASADYLRHRISSPLGFGQGSQQLLGDPFPGVRKPMSPVAAQMSPLEIQQAALEGLTLPHDLALQAANFYQHGFGKPQMDKSRDGYRNRQQRVTKSPAPGHRGNASSPAPAASITSMLSPSFTPTSVIRKMYESKEKSKEEPVSGKMKISDVKDENQRPNEGTKLPALQRSACSTPLTQANRCTKEQDYRPKSAGRKTPTMASPVPGGPFLRPVHQVPLVPHVPLVRPAHQLHPGLVQRMLAQGVHPQHLPLLQAGMLPPGVDLSHLQGISAPMLGQPFYPLPTASHHLLNPRSGTPLQLAMMQQQLQRSGSGAQGSPAGVQTTPQNVLPRTGLSHGHTQLDHRPSQRSGSPIGLAKWFGSDVLQQPLPSMPSKVISVDELEYRQ, encoded by the exons gaGGAACTGCTTGATATTAAAGAGCGTCCCTACTCTAAGAAGAGACCTTCTtgtctttctgaaaaatatgaCAG TGATGGGGTCTGGGATCCAGAGAAGTGGCATGCATCTTTATATCCGACTTCAGGAAGAACTTCACCAGtggaaagctttaaaaaagaTTTGGATTCAGATCGGACTTCTCTGATGCGTAGGATAGTAG ACCCGAGGGAGCGAGTGAAAGAAGATGACTTGGATGTGGTCTTGAGTCCCCAGAGGCGAAGCTTTGGGGGTGGCTGTCACGTGACTGCCTCCGTGAGCTCCCGGCGGGCGGGGAGCCCCCTGGAAAAGGACAGCGACGGCGTCCGCGTGATCGGGGGCCGCAGGATCGGCAGCGGGAGGATCATCTCTGCCCGGAACTTTGACAAAGACCATCGGGGGGGGGATTCCAGGGATGGAAGAGACCGAGACCGAGACCGTGACAGGGACTACAAGGACAAACGCTTCAGG AGGGAGTTTGGTGACAGCAAACGTGTCTTTGGGGAGCGAAGGAGGAATGACTCTTACACTGAAGAGGAGCCTGAGTGGTTCTCTGCTGGTCCTACAAGTCAGTCTGAAACCATTGAGCTCACAGGCTTTGATGATAAAATTTTGGAGGAAGATCACAAAGGGAGAAAACGTACACGGCGACGCACAGCCTCCCTGAAAGAAG ggaTAGAATGCAATGGTGGAGTGGTAGAAGAGGATGAAGTGCAGACTGTTCTTGCCAATGAAACTCCAGCAGATCAAGAAGTTCCTAGAGAAACTGCTTTACAAGaaccagctccaggagagtttGACTTCAATGAGTTCTTTAACTTGGATAAAAGTGTTCCTGGCCTGGCTTCG CTGATAGAGGATGTGCTGGGGGAAGGTACAGTGTCTGCCAGCAGGTTCAGCAGGTGGTTTTCTAATCCCAGTCATTCTGGAAGTCGGTCAAGCAGCTTGAGATCCACCCCCCatgaggagctggagaggctGGCAG GTCTAGAGCAAGCCATTCTCTCCCCTGGCCAGAACTCTGGAAACTACTTTGCTCCCATTCCATTGGAAGACCACTCTGAAAACAAAGTGGACATCCTAGAAATGCTACAGAAAGCCAAAGTGGACTTAAAACCTCTTCTCTCAAGTCTTTCAGCCAACAAGGAAAAGCTTAGAGAGAGCA CACATTCAGGAGTCGTGCTTTCAGTGGAAGAAGTTGAAGCTGGGCTAAAAGGCCTGAAAGTGGATCAGGAGGGGAAAATTGCCACTCCCTTTATGGCTGAGCAGATGGAGGAAGCATTGAATGCCACTGGCTCCAGACAGATGAAGAAGGACGGAGACATGACGGCGTTTAACAAACTAGTGAGCAGCATGAAGGCCAGCGGGaccctgccctcccagcccaaagtCAAT caGAGCCTTGAAAGCCATTTAATGTCACCTCCAGAGATGTCAGGCCAGCCTCTATCAAAGAATATTCTGCAG GAACTTCTTGGCCCACCCCTTGCCAGACCTGCTTCATCGAATGTCCTGAGTGGCCTGATGGGTGGTTTGGAAcctgcagcctctctgctgACACAAAgagccccctctccccccattCCACCCGTGTTCCCGACGCGAGCCGCCTCCGCGGATTACCTGCGCCACAGGATATCCTCCCCCCTCG GTTTTGGACAAGGTTCTCAGCAATTGCTTGGTGATCCATTCCCAGGTGTAAGGAAGCCCATGAGCCCAGTTGCAGCACAG ATGAGTCCCTTGGAGATACAGCAAGCTGCATTAGAGGGACTTACACTCCCACATGACTTGGCTCTACAGGCAGCAAACTTCTATCAGCATGGCTTTGGTAAACCACAAATGGACAAAAGCAGAGATGGCTACAGGAACAG GCAGCAGCGAGTGACGAAATCCCCCGCCCCAGGACACCGAGGGAATGCATcttctccagcccctgcagcctcCATTACCAGCATG CTGTCTCCTTCCTTCACACCTACCTCGGTGATTCGCAAGATGTACGAGAGCAAGGAGAAGAGCAAAGAGGAGccagtttctgggaaaatgaaaatcagtgaTGTGAAAGATGAAAATCAGAGACCAAATGAAG GTACCAAACTACCTGCACTGCAACGCTCTGCATGTTCCACACCTCTTACCCAAGCAAATCGTTGCACCAAAGAGCAAGACTACAGGCCCAAATCAGCTGGTAGGAAGACTCCTACAATGGCCTCCCCAGTACCAGGAGGCCCTTTCCTTCGTCCTGTTCATCAAGTACCCCTTGTTCCCCATGTACCACTTGTACGACCTGCTCACCAACTGCACCCAGGATTGGTCCAGAGAATGCTGGCACAGGGGGTCCATCCGCAGCACCTTCCTCTGCTGCAAGCAG GTATGCTTCCTCCTGGAGTGGACCTGTCTCACTTGCAGGGAATATCTGCTCCCATGCTTGGCCAGCCTTTTTACCCACTACCAACAGCAAGCCATCACCTCCTGAACCCGCGCTCGGGGACTCCTCTGCAGCTGGCGatgatgcagcagcagctacagCGATCAG gctctggagcacagggaTCACCTGCTGGTGTGCAAACAACCCCTCAGAACGTGCTGCCTCGGACTGGATTATCTCACGGGCACACACAGCTCGACCATCGCCCCAGCCAGAGGAGTGGCTCTCCCATTGGCCTTGCAAAATGGTTTGGTTCAGATGTCTTGCAGCAGCCTCTCCCTTCCATGCCATCCAAAGTCATCAGTGTAGATGAACTGGAATACCGGCAGTGA